One Burkholderia sp. 9120 genomic window, TTCGCAATCACGCTAGGTATCGCCATACCTAGCGTGCTGGGAACAGCGGCATTTCTCGTTCTACTCATGCTTCGCTCGGAAATCATTCCATCATGGCGAGGCACGCGCGTTCTGTCGGCGCTAGGAATTCAAGACCCCTCAAACCTGAGCTTGCTCGACGACAGCAGATTTACCACGCCAGAGTATGGCAACCCCGACTATCGATATACCAGTGAGAGCTATCGAGGATTCATTTACTACTACCAGTTGGACGCACTAAATTCTCCTGGCTAAATTCGAACTTTTATAACGATCCCATCGCAGTCGGCCAACCATTTCCAACGGAACGGCGACTTCTCTACTGGTCATTCACAGATGGTGCGGCAGCGGTCTTTCCCCCCGCTGCAAACGGCCCTTTGTAGACCAGATCGTTGCCGAATGCATAAAGTTGGCACCCGACTCCGCCTCTTTCCTCGCAGGCCTTTGTCGCTTTTGCTTGCGCGTCCTTCCCGATCGCGAATCCATAGTGGCCATTCGACGCGATCACGAATGCCCGTCCACTGCGCGGGTCCGCGCGAACAAACATCTTCATGCCGTCGCCAATAGCGGCATTGAAATCCTGACACGTAACGATGTCGATCGTTATCGAGTACGACGGATGCCCCCTGATGTCTGTCAAGGTATCGGCCTGTCCAATCCAGGCCCAGCGAGTCGAAATCGCGAGCGACAGAACCACCGATATTGCCATCGCCAGCAGAACGCTGAACCCAGCTGGAACCCGTCTTCATCCGTCGTTGCGCGCTTTTTGAGCGCGCTCGTCTCGCCAACTACCCGAACGTCGGCTCCAGAAACCGCTCGATCCAGACTGCCAAACGGTCGGCCGCAAAACTGGCATTGCGTGTGCCGGCACGGCAGACAATCGCGTCACCCTCACGCACAAACTGCAACGCGCCACCAGCCTCTTCCAGCCACAGCAGACCAGCCAGCCACGCCGCGTGCTCGGCCGATACGACCTGCCCCACCGGCCGCGTGAGGAACTCGTTCAGCGTGGTCGGCGAAGTCCAGATCAGCGCGTCGCCACCGCCGCGTACCGTGGCGCCGAGGACTTCAGCGAACACCTGCAACGCATCCGCCGCGCTGCGCCCCGCATGCTGCGTACGCAGCTCCACCAGACGCAGGCTGACCGCGTGGCCGAAGCTGCCGCCGCACTCGCTCTCGGCACGCACCAGGTCGGCGTAGTCCATACGCTGCCAGTCCGGCTCTGCATTGCGCGTACCGGCCAGTTCGGTGCCGGCCAGGTAGGTTTCCATCGGCTGGAAGCGGCCCGGACCGATCAGGCTGGCGCACAGCGTATGCACGATGCCGATGCGGGTGGCCAGGGTCTGCGTCTGCAGCACGCTCAGCTTCTCGCGCACGAGCTGGTCGCGCTCCTTGCGCAGCCCCGCCAGCTCCAGCGCCTGCTTCATCTCCATACGCAGCGCCGTGATGTCCCACGGCTTCTTGATATAGCGATGGATTTGCCCCTGATTCACGGCCTCGACGGTCTGGTCCAGCTCCGAATAGGCCGTCGTCAGAATCCGCACGATGTGCGGATAGCGCTCGCGCGCATAGCGCAGCAGTTCGTTGCCGTGTTCGCCCGGCATGCGCTGGTCGGACACCAGCACGGCCAGGCTGTCGGCGTGGGCGTCCAGCATGGCCTTGCCGTCCTCCACGGAGGCGCCCGTCACGACCGGCGCGATCGCGCCGATGGCGCGCTCGAAGTATTTGACCGCGGTGGCTTCGTCATCAACGAACAGAATCGCCGGGGGCGGTGTCTGGTTGGCAATCGTATTGCTCATTGGTAACTCCTGTGGATTCGATCCTTGAAATTTTGGAATGCCAGCGTCACGGTCGTGCCGGCGCTGGACGCGGATGCGATCCTGATACTCCCGCCAAAGGACTGCATAACGCGGTTGCAGAAAATCATGTGGATGCCTATGCCGATGCCTGTACCGCTAACGCCGGCGTTCGTGATAACGGGGTCGACCCGCAGGCGCGGTATCACTTCGGGCGCAACGCCGAAGCCGCTGTCGCTGCTGCCAGCATCTCGCGGACCGTACTCAGGCCTAGCGGCTTCTCCAGGACTCGAAACACCTCGCCAGCACTGTCCGCTTCCAGTAGCGCGTCCTTATCCGCGTAGGCTGTCACAAGGATCCGCACGATATGCGGATACGCCTGCGACACCTGTCGCAACAGGTCGCCGCCGTGCCGGCCCGGCATGCGAAAGTCGGTCACGAGGATCGCCACCCGTGCCCCTTCGCGGCTCAGGATCGACAGGGCTTCGTCCGCGTCGCTCGCGAGCAGCACCTCATAGTCGCTGCCGGCCGCGCGCGCGAAGTACTTGCGAGCCAATTCCTCGTCATCGGCATAGACGACAATCTGCCGTGCTTGCTGAGTCTCGCTCATGTCGGCATCACTCGGCACGCGGCAGATCGAAGTTGAACGCCGTCCACTTGCCCAACTCGCTTTCCGCAAACAGTGTGCCGCCGTGCCGCTCCACCACCGCATAGCTGATGGACAGACCAAGGCCGAGGCCCTGGCCGACTTCGCGGGTCGTGAAGAATGGCTCAAACACCCGCGCCAGATTCTCCGCGGCGATCCCCGGCCCGTTGTCGCGCACCTTCAGGTGCAACCGCTCGTCTTGCCATTGCGCCTCGACATGAACCTGCGGCGATACGGTGCCGGCCTTGTGCATAGCCAGCGCGGCATTCGAGAACAGGTTGATGAGCACGCCGATCACTGCGGCTTCGTCGCCCAGCACCAGGGTGTCGAGGGGCAGCTCGCGCGTAATCGTCACGCCGCGCAACTCATGCGCGCTCAGCCGGATCGACGAATCGAGCGCCTTCTCGAACAGGAACGGCACGTCGTCGGCCGTCGCTCCGGGCTTGCGGTACGCAAAGGTCTTCAGGTCCGACACGATATGCTGGATGCGGTGCATGCCCTGCCGGGCATCCGTCAGGCATTCCTGCAGCGACGGGCTGTCTTTGACCTGCGGTTCTTCCATCGCGACTTCGATCGCCATCAGACAGAAGTTGACCGGGTTGTTGACCTCGTGGAGCAGCCCCGCGGACAACGTACCGATTGCCGCCATCTTCTCCTGCTGCAACAACTGGCCCTTGATCTTCGCGAGACTTTCGTTGGTGCGGGCGAGTTGCTCGTTCTTGTGCGCCACCTCATCCTTGAGCCGGAAAAGCTGGAAGCGGCCCTTCTCGTTGAAGTAGGTGTAAATGGAGCTGGCCAACGCGCAGAAGAAGATCAGGATGAGCTGGAACTGAAACTTGCTTGGGTTGAGTATGCCGCCCGGATGCGCCGTGCAGGCGATGTAATAGAGGCAAACCGTAGCCAGGCCGAACGCGAGCGTCTGCCAGTAGCCGGAGGGAAACAGAATCCCCACCGCGAAGATCGTCAGGCTGAGCCCGGCATAGAACAGCGACTCCTCGCCCTGCGTGAAATAAATCATCCACGAGATCATGGCCTGCGGCAGCAGCAGCCAGAAGAACGTGATCACCTGCACGTGGCGCCGGCCCATCTTCGTGTAAAGCGAGAGCAAGGCCACGCCGATGGCGACGCTGGTCAGCACCCGAACCATCGCAAAGTACTTCTGCTCCGACGGATACACGACATAGTCCAGCGCCACGCCCATCAGCACCAGCAGGATCACGGTCAGACCGCCGGCCTTGCTGCATAGCAAGCGGTAGTCGCGCAACTCTTCACGATAGTTCGAATGCAACTCAACCAGGGATGTTGTCATCTCAGGCCACTTGTTGCTGGCCGACGAGCACCTCGGCAAACACATTCACGCCGGTTACGTCCGTGTACAGACGCGGCTGGCCGCAGTCCTCCGGCATGATTTCGGCCATCTGTGCCTCGTTGCGGTAGATCAGATACCACTCCAGCACGTGCTCCATGCTGAAGCGCTCCGGGTTGTCGGCGTGAACGTTGGTGACCAGCAGGTGGCCGCCGCGCCGGGTGCGGCTGGCGAAATGCTGGTTCAGCCGCGCACAGACCTTGTCCGACAGATAGTCGAACAGGCCGGCGCAATAGACCGCGTCGAACTCCCGGACATCCGGTGCGTCCGCATCCATGCGGCGCTTGAGCAGATGATGAACCGAATCATGCGTAAAGCTGATGGTCATGCGCTTGCCCATTTTCTGCGCGATGGAGCCGAGGCGCTCGCGCGTCCAGTCCAGTGTCTCCTGACTGAAGTCGAGCAGCTCGAACGTCAGCCATTCCGGTTCGTCGTATTCATGGATGAAGCGCTGAATCTCCTGAGCCGGACCGCAGCCCACGTTCAGCACCTTGAACGGCCGCCCCGCGGCGCGCGCTTCATTGGCGAGGCGGGTCAGGTAGTCCACCAGCAGTTCGACGCGATTGCGGTGCGCGCGTGCCACGGCCGTCTGCAGGAAGGCCGCGTTGACGATCTGGAAATACGTGCTCGGGCCCTGGCGCGGATCGTCGAGCATCTGGTTGACCATCTGGTAGTCACCGGCATAGCCCAACGGCTTCGTGAAAGTGCGGAACACGAAGGGCGAGCGCAGCAGCAGCGGATGTAGCGCCGCCTGCGCAAAGGCACGGTGGGCCGGCGCCAGTTCTTCGTCGACCAGGCGCGCCTCGCCTTCGAATTCGTCGAAGTAGGACTTGGTCTTTTCCATCAGCGGCGAGGCGAGTTCGAGGAAGTAGTCCTCGCGCAGGCTTTTGCCTTCTTTCGGCATGGTGTCCGCCAGATCCGCCTGTTCGACCCAGCGCGACATGTCCGAGAGAAACGCACGGATATGGTTGACCGCGATCTGGTACTCGGGTCGAATCTGGAAACGCTCGGCCCAGCCCTGCACGAACCGGCGGGCTTCTTCCCCCACCGTGCGCGCTTCCAGCGTGTTGCCGCTCAGTTCGCGCCACTCGGCGATCAGCGTGACCGAGACAATCGCGGTCAGGCCGGTATTGACCATACTGATCACGACCGCCTTGCCCGAATAGGCGAGTTCAACGCCCATCTTGACCGACAGATCGTTCAGCACCTCACTGACCTGAACGATCGAGTACGGGTTATAGACCTCCATCACCAGGGACTTCCGCTGGAGATTGATGATCGTGCCTCGCACCTGCTCACCTTGCGAGTTGAGGAAGCTCACTACCGGATCGATTTGCGTTTTGGAATACACAGTATGGCGGCCAGGTAAGTACCACAAGAAGTTGGTTTGAAATCTGGTGCCATACCCAGGCCAGTAGGTGGCCCGGTTCAGCGTCGATGGTTCCTCGGTTCAGGTGACGAAGCGTCGCCATCGGTCTTTCAGTTGCCGCCACGGCAGCCCGCTTTTTCCGGGCAACACACCGCTTCCTCCCGAACTGCATCGGCCAGACAAAATATGCATTTGACTTATCCGCGTTACCTCGCAACTGCACGTGCACAAATGGCATCGCGGTTCAACGAGACTCGTTAGCCTGGTGGACCTGACGGCCCGTTTCGGAACAGCACTGACTTTTGCGTCTGCAGCATTCTACTGATAAAAAAGAATGCTGTCGTCTTACTCGCGCAACGAGATTCAATAGCCCGCGCACGCCGATCAGGCGGCAAAGATCACTTGCACTCGCGCTCGCGTTGAATATATGATCCGTATACGTTTCATATATCGAGGAAGATGATGGGCATCGTGAACATTGACGACGATCTGCACGATCAGATGCGCAAGGCAAGCACCGTGTCGTGTCGATCGATCAACGCGCAGGCAGCGTTCTGGATCAGGATCGGCATGTTATGCGAAATGAATCCGACGCAAAGTTTCAACGAGATCGTTGCGAGAGAATTGCGCGCGGCGGGCGTCGTCGAGCCAACCGCCAGGATGGCTGCCGCATGACCAGGCGGCCGGAAGAAATCGCCTTGATGGCGGAGTCAGGCAAGTTGCTGGCGGAAGTGTTTGGGCACCTGGACCAGTTGAATTTGATCGGCATGTCGACCATGCAGATCAATGATCTCGTCGACAGCCTGATCGTGAATGACCTGAACGCGCGCCCTGCAAGCAAAGGGCAATACGACTATGCCTACGCACTGAATTCCTCGCGCAACAGCGTGGTTTGCCACGGCGTTCCCTCCTCGACGGAGGTATTGCAAAGCGGCGATATCGTTAATTTCGACATCACGTTAGAGAAGAACGGCTATATCGCCGACTCGAGCAAAACCTATCTTGTCGGCGAGGTTTCACCACTCGCCAAGCGACTCGTGCAAGTGACTTACGAAGCGATGTGGAACGGAATCAAAGCCGTTCGTCCGGGTGCAAGACTGGGCGATATCGGG contains:
- a CDS encoding response regulator, which produces MSNTIANQTPPPAILFVDDEATAVKYFERAIGAIAPVVTGASVEDGKAMLDAHADSLAVLVSDQRMPGEHGNELLRYARERYPHIVRILTTAYSELDQTVEAVNQGQIHRYIKKPWDITALRMEMKQALELAGLRKERDQLVREKLSVLQTQTLATRIGIVHTLCASLIGPGRFQPMETYLAGTELAGTRNAEPDWQRMDYADLVRAESECGGSFGHAVSLRLVELRTQHAGRSAADALQVFAEVLGATVRGGGDALIWTSPTTLNEFLTRPVGQVVSAEHAAWLAGLLWLEEAGGALQFVREGDAIVCRAGTRNASFAADRLAVWIERFLEPTFG
- a CDS encoding ATP-binding protein, with amino-acid sequence MTTSLVELHSNYREELRDYRLLCSKAGGLTVILLVLMGVALDYVVYPSEQKYFAMVRVLTSVAIGVALLSLYTKMGRRHVQVITFFWLLLPQAMISWMIYFTQGEESLFYAGLSLTIFAVGILFPSGYWQTLAFGLATVCLYYIACTAHPGGILNPSKFQFQLILIFFCALASSIYTYFNEKGRFQLFRLKDEVAHKNEQLARTNESLAKIKGQLLQQEKMAAIGTLSAGLLHEVNNPVNFCLMAIEVAMEEPQVKDSPSLQECLTDARQGMHRIQHIVSDLKTFAYRKPGATADDVPFLFEKALDSSIRLSAHELRGVTITRELPLDTLVLGDEAAVIGVLINLFSNAALAMHKAGTVSPQVHVEAQWQDERLHLKVRDNGPGIAAENLARVFEPFFTTREVGQGLGLGLSISYAVVERHGGTLFAESELGKWTAFNFDLPRAE
- a CDS encoding ParD-like family protein, with the translated sequence MGIVNIDDDLHDQMRKASTVSCRSINAQAAFWIRIGMLCEMNPTQSFNEIVARELRAAGVVEPTARMAAA
- the map gene encoding type I methionyl aminopeptidase — translated: MTRRPEEIALMAESGKLLAEVFGHLDQLNLIGMSTMQINDLVDSLIVNDLNARPASKGQYDYAYALNSSRNSVVCHGVPSSTEVLQSGDIVNFDITLEKNGYIADSSKTYLVGEVSPLAKRLVQVTYEAMWNGIKAVRPGARLGDIGHAIERHARRNGYTVVREYCGHGIGREMHEEPQVLHWGQPRTGLLLREGMVFTIEPMLNQGRHTVRTEEDGWTVVTCDGQLSAQFEHTVAVTQNGVRVLTLRPEEKTLN
- a CDS encoding class I SAM-dependent methyltransferase, with the protein product MYSKTQIDPVVSFLNSQGEQVRGTIINLQRKSLVMEVYNPYSIVQVSEVLNDLSVKMGVELAYSGKAVVISMVNTGLTAIVSVTLIAEWRELSGNTLEARTVGEEARRFVQGWAERFQIRPEYQIAVNHIRAFLSDMSRWVEQADLADTMPKEGKSLREDYFLELASPLMEKTKSYFDEFEGEARLVDEELAPAHRAFAQAALHPLLLRSPFVFRTFTKPLGYAGDYQMVNQMLDDPRQGPSTYFQIVNAAFLQTAVARAHRNRVELLVDYLTRLANEARAAGRPFKVLNVGCGPAQEIQRFIHEYDEPEWLTFELLDFSQETLDWTRERLGSIAQKMGKRMTISFTHDSVHHLLKRRMDADAPDVREFDAVYCAGLFDYLSDKVCARLNQHFASRTRRGGHLLVTNVHADNPERFSMEHVLEWYLIYRNEAQMAEIMPEDCGQPRLYTDVTGVNVFAEVLVGQQQVA